Proteins found in one Anopheles aquasalis chromosome 3, idAnoAquaMG_Q_19, whole genome shotgun sequence genomic segment:
- the LOC126576773 gene encoding uncharacterized protein LOC126576773, giving the protein MASRSSSFIVLIVFCFATVVLADDDADTAIVRIKNGPIIGKRRTNYLAFEGIPYAKPPIGKLRFAEPQLNDEQWSEPRNATRFGSVCLQWNHLIPNDDKLDGAEDCLFLNVYTRTTDPEAKQPVIVFIHGGALMFGTGSFYEPDHVMRRPLVLVTFNYRLGPLGFLSTEDDSIPGNYGLKDQVTALEWVQQNIHSFGGDPKRVTIVGYSAGSASVHLHYLSPRSSGLFSHGIGHSGSALNPWVMAERSAEKAKRLSAALGCPTRQTEAMLECLRELPAEDIVRQVAYLLDFLYNPFSPFGAVVEQRTARNSAPFLEHTPRSLMRKGSFTKRPLILSVTEAEGLYPGAEFLSKPEYLEAIDNRWSELMPSVLDYRTSVPEPTKRNQLSDTIRKHYFGSKRVTSDNFKDLIRLISNRLYFTGVTESVKLMQPQIPVYLYFDHYKAKYGVGEALAHRDDAAELLGVAHGDDVLLVFPSILRHLVPFTVEELEVADRFVEMYEAFSKGAKPKFGDYELPVQESPDVISYLKLGYPKSEIKRSKDLSDEAFWQGLDFNDAPYETDSDAKEGKKEQVVLTHSELFNNRHGKAGTISWLLIVTCILQSFASGALVQIENGPIIGERREHFYAFEGLPYAKAPLGELRFAPSEPYSDRWTEPRNATHLGPFCMQWNHLVPGKDKLLGEEDCLYANVYTTSLDESAGLSTIVYIHGGAFMFGGGGFFSPDHLLQKPMVLVTFNYRLGPLGFLSTEDDAMPGNYGLKDQVTLLQWVQRNIRHFGGDPERVTLSGFSAGGASVHLHYLSPMSRGLFQNGIAHSGTALNPWVLAEQSAAKAKRIASALDCVTDRSQTLVDCLRKRPAEDIVRQVPALLDYLYNPFSPLGVVIERQSKLNRKPFLPDHPLVLSRKGKLTKVPLVLSVTQAEGLYPGAEFISNPAYLDDIHEHWNELLPSILDYKTAVQDPQQRYELAVTISERYFGKERQLTPENFDQFVSILSNRLFFAGVTKTAKLLQPHIPVYFYYFNFKADYGLGEMVSGLAGVRNLGVAHGEDTFLLYPSSMRDEHPYSTTELKVVSNLVTMYDTFSRGLAPRYGEEELPVQNVTGKLRFLEIRHPATEVKTAYGVSDEAFWEMLNFNEHPATKSKPVDSHTEL; this is encoded by the exons ATGGCGTCAAGGagttcatcgttcatcgtgttgatcgttttctgtttcgcAACTGTAGTGCttgccgacgacgatgctgataCCGCGATCGTGCGCATTAAAAATGGTCCCATAATCGGTAAACGAAGGACAAATTATCTGGCTTTCGAGGGTATACCATACGCGAAACCGCCTATCGGTAAGCTTCGCTTCGCCGAACCGCAGCTGAACGATGAACAGTGGAGCGAGCCACGAAACGCGACCCGCTTCGGCTCGGTCTGTCTACAGTGGAATCATTTAATCCCGAACGACGATAAGCTGGATGGTGCGGAagactgtttgtttttgaatgtGTACACCAGGACGACGGATCCGGAGGCCAAGCAGCCGGTGATCGTGTTTATACACGGTGGGGCACTCATGTTCGGTACCGGCAGTTTCTACGAACCAGACCATGTGATGCGCCGACCGTTGGTCCTGGTAACCTTCAACTATCGGCTCGGACCACTGGGATTCTTGAGTACGGAGGATGACAGCATTCCCGGGAACTACGGGCTGAAGGACCAGGTGACGGCACTGGAATGGGTCCAGCAGAACATCCACAGTTTCGGTGGCGATCCGAAGCGGGTAACGATCGTCGGTTACTCGGCGGGTTCCGCGAGCGTGCACCTCCACTATCTTTCGCCACGCTCGAGCGGACTGTTTAGCCACGGTATCGGACACAGCGGATCGGCACTCAATCCTTGGGTGATGGCCGAACGATCGgccgaaaaagcgaaacgcCTATCGGCCGCACTTGGCTGCCCAACGCGCCAAACGGAAGCGATGCTCGAATGTCTGCGCGAACTTCCGGCTGAGGATATCGTACGCCAAGTCGCTTATCTGTTGGACTTTCTCTATAATCCCTTTTCACCGTTCGGAGCTGTGGTGGAGCAGCGCACGGCACGGAATTCAGCACCGTTTCTCGAGCACACGCCACGATCGCTCATGAGGAAAGGATCGTTCACGAAGCGCCCTTTGATACTGTCCGTGACTGAGGCCGAAGGTCTGTACCCTGGGGCCGAGTTCCTGAGCAAACCGGAATACCTCGAGGCGATCGATAACCGGTGGAGCGAGCTAATGCCCAGTGTGCTCGACTACAGAACGTCCGTCCCGGAGCCGACGAAACGCAATCAACTTTCCGACACGATCCGAAAGCATTACTTTGGCTCCAAGCGTGTGACGAGCGATAACTTCAAGGATCTTATCAGA CTCATCTCGAATCGTCTGTACTTTACGGGAGTGACCGAATCGGTCAAACTGATGCAACCGCAAATACCGGTGTACCTTTACTTCGATCACTACAAGGCCAAGTACGGTGTTGGGGAGGCACTGGCACATCGAGATGACGCCGCGGAACTGCTCGGTGTAGCGCACGGGGACGATGTGCTGCTCGTCTTCCCCAGTATCCTGAGGCATCTGGTACCGTTTACGGTGGAAGAGCTAGAGGTCGCCGATCGTTTCGTCGAAATGTACGAAGCGTTCTCGAAGGGAGCGAAACCAAAATTCGGGGACTACGAATTACCGGTGCAGGAGTCGCCCGATGTGATAAGCTACTTGAAGCTTGGCTATCCAAAGAGTGAAATCAAGCGCTCGAAGGATCTCAGCGATGAAGCCTTCTGGCAGGGGCTCGATTTTAACGATGCTCCCTATGAAACCGATTCCGATGCcaaggaagggaagaaggaacAGGTTGTGTTGACGCATTCGGAGCTTT TCAACAACAGGCACGGGAAGGCAGGCACAATCTCTTGGCTGCTGATAGTAACCTGCATCTTGCAATCGTTTGCCTCCGGAGCGTTGGTGCAAATAGAAAATGGACCAATCATTGGTGAACGACGGGAGCATTTCTATGCGTTCGAGGGGCTACCGTACGCCAAGGCCCCATTAGGGGAGCTTCGGTTTGCGCCTTCCGAACCGTACAGTGATCGCTGGACGGAACCACGGAACGCCACCCACCTTGGACCGTTCTGTATGCAGTGGAACCATCTGGTGCCGGGCAAGGATAAGCTGCTCGGCGAGGAGGACTGCCTGTATGCCAACGTCTACACTACCTCGCTCGATGAATCGGCCGGCCTTTCCACGATCGTGTACATACACGGTGGTGCGTTCAtgttcggtggtggaggtttcTTCTCGCCAGATCACCTGCTGCAGAaaccgatggtgctggttACCTTCAACTATCGCCTCGGACCACTCGGATTCCTCAGCACGGAAGATGACGCGATGCCAGGGAACTACGGGCTAAAAGATCAAGTGACGCTACTGCAGTGGGTCCAACGGAACATTCGCCATTTCGGAGGCGATCCCGAACGGGTAACATTGTCCGGATTTTCAGCCGGTGGTGCGAGCGTACATCTGCACTACCTGTCGCCAATGTCCCGTGGATTGTTCCAGAACGGTATAGCCCACAGTGGGACGGCACTGAATCCATGGGTGTTGGCCGAACAATCGGCGGCCAAAGCGAAGCGCATAGCTAGTGCGCTGGATTGCGTAACGGACCGTAGCCAGACGCTGGTGGATTGTCTACGAAAACGTCCCGCGGAGGATATCGTGCGTCAGGTGCCGGCTCTGCTCGACTATCTCTACAATCCGTTCTCGCCGCTTGGCGTagtgatcgagaggcaaagtAAACTGAACCGCAAACCCTTTCTTCCCGACCATCCGTTGGTGCTTTCGAGGAAGGGAAAGCTAACGAAAGTGCCACTCGTACTGTCAGTGACGCAAGCGGAAGGACTTTATCCGGGCGCTGAGTTTATTAGCAATCCCGCGTATCTCGACGACATTCACGAGCACTGGAATGAGCTGCTACCGAGCATACTGGACTACAAGACCGCCGTCCAGGATCCACAGCAACGGTACGAGCTAGCGGTGACGATCAGTGAGCGCTACTTCGGAAAGGAACGGCAATTGACGCCCGAGAACTTTGATCAGTTTGTTTCC ATTCTCTCCAACCGGCTGTTCTTCGCTGGAGTCACCAAAACGGCCAAACTGTTGCAGCCACATATTCCGGTGTATTTTTACTACTTTAATTTTAAGGCCGATTACGGTCTAGGCGAAATGGTGTCCGGATTGGCTGGGGTACGGAACTTAGGTGTAGCGCATGGGGAAGATACGTTCTTGCTCTACCCAAGCAGCATGCGCGATGAGCATCCATACAGTACGACCGAGCTGAAGGTGGTGTCCAATCTGGTTACCATGTACGATACTTTCTCCCGTGGGCTGGCACCGAGGTACGGTGAGGAGGAGCTACCCGTGCAGAACGTTACCGGTAAGTTACGGTTTCTTGAAATCCGTCACCCCGCGACCGAAGTGAAGACGGCGTACGGAGTGAGTGATGAGGCGTTTTGGGAGATGTTGAATTTCAACGAACATCCAGCGACCAAAAGTAAGCCCGTAGATTCCCACACCGAATTGTAG
- the LOC126578204 gene encoding mediator of DNA damage checkpoint protein 1-like isoform X1, with protein MDLCSTTGVIVDQRTLDPLVWTAFGDHNRLVFGSVVVTIEVNRPITSTGQQEELFLDEDSMDVIDCSIDESLVATSRKAPTTTLQNESQRPFAAIHSSAPVRTAAESAHDAKDRRSSLFVAETQQLDTSSRSRVADEMLSKSKEDNVAKQQEATVARQFHFEEDASFDDFFIPETQQAEEDVENPLPKNGSSDSTVGVKASGHAVSESNNTQDEEYIQLTAMNDNDDTNSNDALFNNKYVEASQNLLDSEAGALFNCGVANDAAVCKRVGSILPDRSVDSISFIEHRHNTTKDMSPIEWNESRVAENHDQLPLNGTVTKTSTAVPSGVQAIAEPDDRSITPELNFDKPSEGNDAGRSGSTTPDLLFTNIPQPVQASVDIASKESQKNSRETPTIDFAGEQEDQESLEIPRNQEGSLPQQPKSPLAAIGAYNLETQALEVDEAGMAPDEDAYNMLTQPISKTVSTSFAMPRVPVRVSSSSVNRSCIRLQDTIDEGDLLTQPLSPPRFDMAAKVTSSVSVKATVHSAMDVDDLVTQPLSPPNRSRKANLEKSKSSPAINEDDLATQALSPPRCVPLPRRVAVKNVQRKNTSVSEQSIYDVQTQPMAPTPSSSCKLNRMVPYVVLTDIKHLGLVKKMEHDPYEVATQQLLENVHGNVYDLQTQPLLGTSKVAGNGSLSEENRTNVDDADCTVPLVIESQYLADKDEPNVSMFNPQINSTVRHSQIFQRPNDCVQKNLEISPSSNKENRTGDDRSGTRSESDDDTDVDDIYLASTLPIGELITSKSDSKAKTMNPKTVGKSKHADALFQVPAKVENTPKAPKRKPSDLEEFLTPEHPLLALPKPVNILSTTNDIAEMAIRNRFPNKAKLQYPFGDGSSSEDDSNDKGIFKKTNRSKEFERELEKAKEDSARIKQLQKEASAKSGPIKHSRSKRIDVKEPVMEGTTEDNRASKSSSRNKATKATKKEKEDGTARKERSVSKEKETKPSRTRSMNNARPVYKEESSSDNEDGDDKTKVPVRSGRVIDREKPKARVDQSVEYSGTNVTTESLPKTRGRKRKDVSTDKERDVQSEPKAPTRVSKRQKAANPRYKDESETTSTRRVHSKVDSSVPNGKPSSILFGDMLSGYSSSNSGSASDGSKRSTRAASNRAMIMFTRINDKLYRDSVLRAGCKVVDIPEMATILVTDRVARTCKFLCAVARGIPIVGQSYLDALKAVSNGSDVGAAVDPWQHILLDRESEKRYKFDLHQTLLKAQQAKLLSGYTVFVTSNVHPPATEIFLMLSCAGAIPLKNPSSSRAPKDAHKTFVISCPADAVSWEKYREKYPTIEIVSTEWLMCSLMQYSISFKNHRLL; from the exons ATGGACCTTTGCTCGACCAccggcgtcatcgtcgatcaACGGACATTAGATCCTCTTGTCTGGACAGCGTTTGGTGATCACAATCGATTAGTGTTTGGCTCGGTGGTAGTTACTATCGAAGTCAATCGCCCAATCACATCCACCGGCCAGCAAGAGGAGCTCTTCCTGGATGAAGACTCTATGGACGTTATCGATTGCAGTATAGAT GAATCACTAGTAGCTACCTCGAGAAaagcgccaacaacaacattacaAAATGAATCACAAAGACCCTTCGCCGCCATTCACAGTTCGGCACCCGTCCGCACCGCCGCAGAATCAGCACACGATGCCAAAGATCGTCGCAGTAGTCTTTTTGTCGCAGAAACCCAACAGCTCGATACTAGTTCCCGGTCAAGGGTTGCTGATGAAATGTTGTCGAAGTCCAAGGAAGATAATGTTGCAAAACAGCAAGAAGCAACGGTCGCAAGGCAGTTTCACTTCGAAGAGGATGCCAGCTTTGATGATTTCTTTATTCCCGAAACGCAACAAGCGGAAGAAGATGTGGAGAATCCCCTGCCGAAAAATGGTTCCAGCGATTCCACAGTCGGTGTTAAAGCGTCGGGTCATGCTGTTTCGGAGAGCAATAATACTCAGGATGAGGAATACATTCAGCTGACCGCGAtgaacgataatgatgataccAATAGCAATGATGCGCTTTTTAACAACAAATACGTCGAAGCATCACAAAATCTGTTGGATTCAGAAGCGGGCGCGCTATTCAATTGCGGTGTAGCGAATGATgccgctgtttgcaagcgtgTTGGATCCATACTTCCCGATCGCTCGGTCGATTCGATATCGTTTATCGAACATCGTCACAATACGACTAAAGATATGAGCCCCATCGAATGGAACGAATCTCGAGTAGCAGAGAATCACGATCAATTGCCGTTAAATGGCACGGTCACGAAAACTTCAACCGCTGTACCGTCAGGTGTGCAAGCAATTGCCGAGCCGGATGATCGGTCGATTACACCTGAGCTGAACTTTGATAAGCCATCGGAGGGAAACGATGCTGGACGTAGTGGATCGACAACACCTGATCTCCTGTTTACAAACATTCCCCAGCCGGTCCAGGCCAGTGTAGACATTGCATCCAAGGAATCGCAAAAGAATTCAAGGGAGACCCCAACAATTGATTTTGCTGGAGAACAAGAAGATCAGGAGTCGTTGGAGATACCTCGGAATCAGGAAGGTTCGCTGCCTCAACAACCAAAGTCACCTCTTGCAGCGATTGGTGCTTACAATCTTGAAACACAGGCGTTGGAAGTGGATGAAGCGGGGATGGCGCCTGATGAAGATGCGTACAACATGTTAACCCAACCTATCAGTAAAACGGTTTCAACGTCATTCGCAATGCCACGAGTTCCAGTTCGtgtttcatcgtcatcagtgAACAGGTCGTGCATAAGACTACAAGATACAATTGACGAGGGTGATTTACTTACGCAACCGCTAAGTCCTCCCAGATTTGATATGGCGGCAAAAGTTACGAGTAGTGTAAGTGTGAAGGCTACAGTACATTCGGCAATGGATGTGGATGATCTAGTGACTCAGCCACTAAGTCCACCGAACCGTTCCCGAAAAGCAAATTTGGAAAAGAGCAAATCATCGCCGGCGATTAATGAAGACGATCTGGCAACCCAAGCTCTCAGTCCTCCCAGATGTGTTCCACTGCCAAGACGAGTTGCAGTTAAGAATGTCCAAAGGAAAAACACTTCCGTCTCTGAACAAAGTATATACGATGTACAGACGCAACCCATGGCTCCtacaccaagcagcagctgcaaatTGAACAGGATGGTGCCTTATGTTGTGCTGACGGACATCAAACATCTCGGGTTGGTCAAGAAAATGGAGCATGACCCATATGAAGTTGCTACTCAACAGTTGTTGGAGAATGTGCACGGGAACGTGTATGATTTACAAACACAACCCCTGCTAGGAACAAGTAAGGTGGCTGGAAACGGGAGTTTGAGCGAAGAAAACAGGACGAACGTAGATGATGCAGACTGTACGGTACCGTTGGTGATTGAATCGCAGTATCTAGCTGACAAAGATGAACCCAACGTGTCTATGTTCAATCCTCAAATCAATAGCACTGTTCGCCATTCACAGATTTTCCAGCGACCTAACGATTGTGTGCAGAAGAATTTGGAAATATCACCTTCGTCCAACAAAGAGAACCGAACGGGTGATGATCGTTCTGGTACCCGCAGTGAAAGTGACGATGATACTGATGTCGATGATATCTATCTGGCGTCAACGTTGCCGATTGGTGAGCTGATCACTAGCAAAAGTGATTCCAAAGCAAAGACGATGAATCCAAAAACTGTCGGGAAAAGCAAACACGCCGATGCGTTGTTCCAAGTACCGGCCAAAGTAGAAAATACACCGAAAGCGCCAAAACGTAAGCCTTCCGATTTGGAAGAGTTTCTCACTCCGGAACATCCTCTGTTAGCTCTTCCCAAACCGGTCAATATTCTGTCAACGACGAATGACATTGCGGAAATGGCGATACGAAATCGTTTCCCGAACAAAGCTAAACTCCAGTACCCGTTCGgcgatggtagcagcagtgaGGACGATTCCAATGATAAGGGCATATTTAAGAAGACCAACAGAAGTAAAGAATTCGAACGGGAGCTCGAGAAGGCGAAAGAAGATTCAGCACGGATTAAGCAGCTTCAGAAAGAGGCTAGCGCGAAAAGCGGTCCGATTAAGCACAGTCGTTCCAAACGCATCGACGTCAAAGAACCAGTTATGGAAGGCACTACAGAGGATAATCGTGCTAGTAAATCATCGAGTAGAAATAAAGCTACAAAAGCtacgaagaaggagaaggaagacgGGACGGCACGAAAAGAGCGAAGCGtttcaaaggaaaaggaaaccaaaccaagTCGAACAAGGTCAATGAACAATGCCAGGCCAGTATATAAAGAGGAGAGCAGTAGCGACAACGAGGACGGCGACGATAAAACGAAAGTTCCTGTTCGTAGCGGTCGCGTTATCGATCGCGAGAAACCGAAAGCGCGGGTGGATCAGTCAGTTGAGTACTCAGGGACCAACGTTACAACCGAGAGTCTTCCCAAAACACGCGGACGGAAAAGAAAGGATGTTTCGACTGACAAAGAAAGAGATGTACAGTCGGAACCGAAGGCACCAACGAGGGTATCGAAACGCCAGAAAGCTGCCAACCCACGGTATAAggatgaaagcgaaacaacgTCGACAAGAAGAGTGCACAGCAAGGTAGATAGTTCGGTTCCAAATGGGAAACCTTCTTCAATTCTGTTCGGGGATATGCTGAGTGGGTATAGCAGCTCAAATAGTGGTTCGGCGAGCGATGGATCTAAACGGTCGACACGTGCCGCAAGCAATCGAGCCATGATCATGTTTACCAGGATCAATGATAAGCTGTACAGAGACAGTGTCCTTCGTGCTG GCTGCAAAGTAGTGGACATACCGGAGATGGCAACAATCCTGGTGACGGACCGTGTTGCTCGTACGTGCAAATTTCTGTGTGCCGTCGCCAGAGGAATACCAATCGTGGGACAGTCGTACTTGGACGCATTAAAGGCCGTCAGCAATGGCAGTGACGTCGGGGCAGCTGTCGATCCGTGGCAGCATATCTTGTTAGATCGGGAGTCGGAAAAGCGGTACAAATTCGATCTACACCAAACACTTCTGAAGGCGCAACAAGCTAAACTCTTAAGCGGGTACACCGTTTTCGTCACCTCAAACGTACATCCGCCCGCTACAGAGATCTTCC TGATGCTTTCCTGTGCTGGAGCGATACCATTGAAGAATCCCAGCAGTAGTAGGGCGCCTAAAGATGCCCACAAGACGTTCGTTATTTCCTGTCCCGCTGATGCCGTCTCGTGGGAGAAGTATAGGGAAAAGTACCCGACAATAGAAATCGTTTCGACGGAGTGGCTCATGTGCTCGCTAATGCAATATTCGATTTCGTTCAAGAACCATCGATTACTGTAA
- the LOC126576772 gene encoding venom carboxylesterase-6-like, whose product MALALRFTLLCCFCGVFGARIGVKVTIKNGPLVGEQRDGYVAFEGIPYAKAPIGERRFAASELNDERWVEPRNASRVGPICMQWSHFKSGVDKLEGEEDCLFLNVYTPDLAPADPLPTIVFLHGGAFMYGAGGYFQPDFLLTRPLLLVTVNYRLGPLGFLSTGDDVISGNFGLKDQRTALQWVQRNIKYFGGDPNRVSLSGFSAGSASVHLHYLSPLSWGLFASGIAHSGSALNPWVMVEQAAEKAKTIAAALGCPTGDSEALLACMRLRPAEEIVRQVPKLQDYLYNPFSPLGVVIESSGHRNPEPFLIDHPRKLTREGSFHRVPLILSVTEDEGLYPGAEFLGNERYIQQIDSQWNDLLPSILDYKYAVTDRLLRNALSEVIRDRYLGKAKLIEQNYQQFIQMLSNRLFFAGVTETARLMQPHIPVYLYFDQYKASYGLGEAITGQRRNLGVAHGEDLLLILPSSLRDGQPYTAEEMAMVSQFVDLYESFAYGRTPRFGTLKVPALQTPSPLTYLAVNHPNSTIATNDQLSDEAFWGVLDFNDGTGVQDYGLC is encoded by the exons ATGGCCTTAGCATTGCGTTTCACTTTACTGTGCTgcttttgtggtgtttttggAGCGAGGATCGGTGTAAAAGTGACAATAAAAAATGGTCCTCTCGTGGGTGAGCAACGCGACGGGTACGTTGCTTTCGAGGGTATACCCTACGCGAAGGCACCGATCGGTGAACGGCGGTTTGCGGCATCCGAACTGAACGACGAGCGTTGGGTGGAACCGAGGAACGCGAGCCGCGTCGGTCCTATTTGCATGCAATGGAGCCACTTCAAGTCGGGTGTGGACAAGCTGGAAGGTGAAGAGGATTGTCTTTTTTTGAACGTGTATACGCCCGATCTGGCACCGGCGGATCCCCTACCGACGATCGTTTTCCTGCATGGTGGGGCGTTCATGTACGGTGCTGGAGGATACTTTCAGCCCGACTTTTTGCTCACGCGACCCCTGTTGCTGGTAACGGTAAACTATCGACTGGGCCCACTCGGGTTCCTGAGTACGGGAGATGACGTGATCTCCGGTAACTTTGGACTGAAAGATCAACGAACGGCCCTGCAGTGGGTGCAGAGAAACATCAAGTACTTCGGTGGCGATCCGAACCGTGTTAGTCTGTCCGGATTTTCGGCCGGCTCCGCCAGCGTTCATCTACACTATCTTTCTCCCCTTTCCTGGGGACTCTTCGCTTCGGGTATTGCTCACAGTGGTTCGGCACTGAATCCCTGGGTTATGGTTGAGCAGGCAGCtgaaaaagcgaaaaccatTGCTGCCGCGCTTGGATGCCCCACTGGCGACAGTGAAGCGTTGCTGGCCTGTATGCGACTACGTCCGGCGGAGGAAATCGTACGGCAGGTACCAAAGCTGCAGGACTATCTGTACAATCCGTTCTCGCCACTGGGCGTAGTGATCGAGAGTAGTGGTCACCGTAATCCGGAGCCATTTCTCATCGATCATCCGCGCAAGCTCACacgggaaggatcgttccATCGGGTACCGCTAATCCTTTCCGTCACAGAAGACGAGGGACTGTATCCCGGAGCCGAGTTTCTTGGTAACGAGCGCTACATACAACAGATCGACAGCCAGTGGAACGATCTGTTGCCAAGCATCTTGGACTACAAGTATGCGGTGACTGATCGGCTGCTAAGAAACGCACTTTCAGAGGTAATCAGAGACCGTTACTTGGGTAAGGCAAAATTGATCGAGCAAAATTATCAACAGTTCATCCAG ATGCTCTCCAATCGACTATTCTTTGCGGGGGTAACGGAAACGGCACGGCTAATGCAACCGCACATACCCGTTTACCTTTACTTCGACCAATATAAAGCCAGCTATGGGCTTGGCGAGGCGATCACGGGACAGCGGCGAAATTTGGGTGTCGCTCATGGTGAagatctgctgctgattctACCTAGCAGCCTGCGCGATGGTCAACCGTATACCGCGGAAGAGATGGCAATGGTGTCCCAGTTTGTGGATTTGTACGAATCATTCGCGTACGGTCGTACACCGCGTTTCGGGACGCTAAAAGTGCCGGCACTGCAAACTCCCTCACCGTTGACCTATCTGGCAGTTAACCATCCCAACAGTACGATCGCGACAAACGACCAGCTGAGCGACGAAGCTTTCTGGGGCGTTCTGGACTTTAACGACGGCACTGGGGTACAGGATTATGGGCTTTGTTGA
- the LOC126578204 gene encoding mediator of DNA damage checkpoint protein 1-like isoform X2: MATILVTDRVARTCKFLCAVARGIPIVGQSYLDALKAVSNGSDVGAAVDPWQHILLDRESEKRYKFDLHQTLLKAQQAKLLSGYTVFVTSNVHPPATEIFLMLSCAGAIPLKNPSSSRAPKDAHKTFVISCPADAVSWEKYREKYPTIEIVSTEWLMCSLMQYSISFKNHRLL, translated from the exons ATGGCAACAATCCTGGTGACGGACCGTGTTGCTCGTACGTGCAAATTTCTGTGTGCCGTCGCCAGAGGAATACCAATCGTGGGACAGTCGTACTTGGACGCATTAAAGGCCGTCAGCAATGGCAGTGACGTCGGGGCAGCTGTCGATCCGTGGCAGCATATCTTGTTAGATCGGGAGTCGGAAAAGCGGTACAAATTCGATCTACACCAAACACTTCTGAAGGCGCAACAAGCTAAACTCTTAAGCGGGTACACCGTTTTCGTCACCTCAAACGTACATCCGCCCGCTACAGAGATCTTCC TGATGCTTTCCTGTGCTGGAGCGATACCATTGAAGAATCCCAGCAGTAGTAGGGCGCCTAAAGATGCCCACAAGACGTTCGTTATTTCCTGTCCCGCTGATGCCGTCTCGTGGGAGAAGTATAGGGAAAAGTACCCGACAATAGAAATCGTTTCGACGGAGTGGCTCATGTGCTCGCTAATGCAATATTCGATTTCGTTCAAGAACCATCGATTACTGTAA